The following proteins come from a genomic window of Alosa sapidissima isolate fAloSap1 chromosome 20, fAloSap1.pri, whole genome shotgun sequence:
- the rap2c gene encoding ras-related protein Rap-2c, which produces MKEYKVVVLGSGGVGKSALTVQFVTGTFIEKYDPTIEDFYRKEIEVDSSPSVLEILDTAGTEQFASMRDLYIKNGQGFILVYSLVNQQSFQDIRPMRDQIVRVKRFEKVPLILVGNKVDLESEREVAGSDGRALAQEWGCPFIETSAKSKTMVDELFAEIVRQMNYATLPEKQEQCCTACVVQ; this is translated from the exons ATGAAGGAGTACAAAGTGGTTGTGCTGGGCAGTGGTGGCGTCGGTAAGTCCGCGCTTACCGTCCAGTTTGTCACCGGCACATTCATTGAGAAATATGACCCGACTATAGAGGATTTCTATCGGAAAGAGATTGAAGTGGATTCGTCCCCGTCAGTGTTGGAGATTCTGGACACAGCAGGAACCGAGCAGTTCGCATCGATGAGAGACCTGTATATAAAAAACGGCCAGGGCTTCATCCTAGTTTACAGTTTGGTCAACCAACAGTCATTTCAG GACATCAGACCCATGAGGGATCAGATTGTGAGGGTGAAGCGCTTTGAAAAAGTCCCGCTCATCCTTGTGGGCAATAAAGTGGATCTGGAGTCGGAGCGAGAGGTGGCGGGCTCTGATGGCCGTGCCCTGGCTCAGGAGTGGGGCTGCCCCTTCATTGAGACATCAGCCAAGAGCAAGACCATGGTGGATGAGCTGTTTGCGGAAATTGTGAGGCAAATGAACTACGCCACACTGCCAGAGAAACAAGAGCAGTGTTGCACAGCTTGTGTGGTGCAGTGA
- the zgc:92907 gene encoding UDP-N-acetylglucosamine transferase subunit ALG13 homolog has product MKCVFVTVGTTRFDELIETMISEDTVKALIDRGYTELVLQVGYGSHLPGPESCSGLKLDAFRFKDSISDDMKRADLVISHAGAGSCLEALGAQKALLVVINDKLMDNHQLELAKQLHCDSHLLYCTCRTLTETLKTMDFSTLTPFLPGQPQNFAKFLDKALGFA; this is encoded by the exons ATGAAATGCGTGTTTGTAACAGTCGGAACGACAAGATTTGATGAACTGATCGAAACTATGATTTCTGAGGATACAGTTAAG GCTTTAATTGATCGTGGTTACACAGAATTAGTCCTTCAGGTTGGTTATGGTTCGCACCTCCCTGGCCCTGAAAGCTGTTCAGGACTGAAGTTGGATGCTTTCCGTTTTAAAGATTCTATATCGGACGATATGAAAAGAGCTGACCTCGTCATCAGTCACGCAG gGGCTGGAAGTTGTCTTGAAGCTCTCGGGGCACAGAAAGCACTCCTTGTCGTGATCAACGACAAGCTGATGGACAATCACCAGCTCGAGCTTGCCAAGCAGTTGCATTGCGATTCACACCTTCTGTACTGCACCTGCAG GACTCTGACTGAAACATTGAAGACCATGGATTTCTCCACACTGACACCTTTTTTACCTGGTCAGCCACAAAACTTTGCAAAATTCCTGGACAAAGCACTTGGATTTGCCTGA
- the il2rgb gene encoding interleukin 2 receptor, gamma b, whose amino-acid sequence MIPSKSFLVLFGGLIVCCVMGRCLTSIPSVDCYIVNLENVNCTWNCDSDVSFSFSYWTPDGVPSSRKYTECPTYQVKDGCSVGCIFPFHQGNRFKHLHTSLFHGATQKNQTHDMRIDVKLHPPQNLTVLWNNTTGDVSLWWNISGPVKDTCVESMISYRMDSGTWQDLKELLPASTSYTFAKVSRTKSYMFRVRSRYASHCKQFKYWSDWTAAVQWGPVEPSNSADISVKKGLYVAFGVVALAIILIIMVRVLLECERIRVIFVPVVPDATKNLNDLFYDYGGNVEGWVQISPELRDAFKSDFNETACVVRETATR is encoded by the exons ATGATCCCCAGCAAATCATTCTTGGTTCTCTTTGGGGGCCTTATTGTCTGTTGTGTTATGGGAAGGTGTTTAACCTCTATACCAA GTGTAGATTGTTATATTGTTAATTTGGAAAATGTAAACTGCACCTGGAATTGCGATAGTGATGTAAGCTTCTCTTTCAGTTACTG GACTCCAGACGGTGTCCCATCATCCAGAAAATATACTGAGTGCCCAACTTACCAAGTTAAGGATGGCTGTAGTGTCGGCTGCATCTTTCCTTTTCATCAAGGAAATAGATTCAAGCACCTGCACACCTCACTGTTTCATGGGGCCACACAGAAAAATCAGACACATGATATGCGCATTGATG TGAAACTTCACCCACCTCAGAACCTAACCGTGTTGTGGAATAACACTACTGGAGATGTGTCTCTATGGTGGAATATCAGTGGACCTGTCAAAGACACTTGTGTTGAGAGTATGATTTCCTACCGGATGGACTCAGGGACATGGCAG GACTTAAAAGAGCTTTTGCCTGCAAGCACTTCCTACACTTTTGCCAAAGTCTCTCGGACAAAATCATACATGTTTCGAGTCAGAAGTCGATATGCCAGTCATTGTAAACAGTTCAAATATTGGAGTGACTGGACTGCAGCTGTTCAGTGGGGACCTGTGGAGCCCAGCAATTCAGCAG ATATCTCAGTCAAAAAGGGCCTATATGTGGCATTTGGAGTTGTGGCCCTGGCCATCATCCTGATCATCATGGTCCGCGTGCTATTAGAATGTGAGAG GATCAGGGTGATCTTTGTTCCAGTGGTTCCTGACGCAACCAAAAATCTCAACGATCTCTTCTATGATTATGGTGGCAATGTTGAG GGATGGGTACAAATATCTCCAGAACTGAGGGATGCCTTTAAATCGGACTTCAATGAGACGGCTTGTGTTGTGAGGGAGACCGCAACTCGTTGA
- the c20hxorf65 gene encoding uncharacterized protein CXorf65 homolog — protein sequence MFVYIKHGDGEQFLTNTNCPTLLLLQFIRAKLGLLESDLVDLCDERGVLKLLFLTQPQESAGRLLPSRCTFTVCSINRQSDGSYASITPQLVNPDPALLEALQTQTESLEKARLKQLRTLEDKRSPGETPTQVQPTPQAKGKGKNVHMDTPDEEPQRRTGSRRNRN from the exons ATGTTCGTGTACATAAAACATGGAG ATGGTGAGCAGTTCCTCACTAACACCAACTGCCCCACCCTGCTTCTGCTCCAGTTTATACGAGCCAAGCTTGGACTGCTAGAATCAG ACTTGGTGGATCTCTGTGATGAGCGAGGTGTCCTGAAGCTCCTCTTTTTAACCCAGCCACAGGAGAGCGCCGGTCGTCTGCTGCCTTCCCGATGTACCTTCACCGTCTGTTCCATTAACC GACAGTCCGATGGGTCTTATGCCTCTATCACACCACAATTGGTCAACCCTGATCCCGCTCTACTAG AGGCCTTGCAGACACAGACTGAGAGTTTGGAGAAGGCCCGTCTCAAGCAGCTTCGGACCCTAGAGGACAAGCGGTCTCCGGGGGAAACGCCCACCCAGGTTCAGCCCACTCCACAA GCAAAAGGGAAAGGCAAAAATGTTCACATGGACACACCTGATGAGGAACCACAACGCCGCACAGGGAGTCGAAGAAACAGGAACTGA